A section of the Quatrionicoccus australiensis genome encodes:
- a CDS encoding ABC transporter ATP-binding protein yields MLEVTGLHVAYGGIQAVRSITFHVNQGEMVALIGANGAGKTSTLKAIARVIDAVGGNVHFCGEKIGRIAPHDIIRKGIALVPEGRGVFPRLTVAENLAMGAFIRDDKAEIAIDLAKVYGYFPRLKERETQLAGTLSGGEQQMLAIGRALMSRPKLLLLDEPSMGLAPIMVQKIFEVVRAVAADGMTTLLIEQNAKLALQVSQRAYVMESGAITLHGDSVALLEDPKVRAAYLGE; encoded by the coding sequence GTGCTTGAAGTAACTGGACTCCACGTCGCCTATGGCGGCATCCAGGCGGTGCGCAGCATCACCTTCCACGTCAATCAGGGCGAGATGGTCGCGCTGATCGGTGCCAATGGCGCCGGCAAGACCAGCACCCTGAAGGCGATCGCCCGCGTCATCGATGCGGTGGGTGGCAATGTGCATTTCTGCGGCGAGAAAATCGGCCGCATTGCGCCGCACGACATCATCCGCAAGGGCATCGCGCTGGTCCCGGAAGGGCGCGGCGTCTTCCCGCGCCTGACGGTGGCCGAGAACCTGGCAATGGGCGCCTTCATCCGCGACGACAAGGCGGAAATCGCGATCGACCTGGCCAAGGTCTACGGCTATTTTCCGCGCCTCAAGGAGCGCGAAACCCAGCTTGCCGGCACCCTCTCCGGCGGCGAACAGCAGATGCTGGCGATCGGCCGCGCCCTGATGAGCCGGCCCAAGTTGCTGCTGCTCGACGAACCGTCGATGGGCCTGGCGCCGATCATGGTCCAGAAGATTTTTGAAGTCGTCCGCGCCGTCGCCGCCGATGGCATGACCACCCTGCTCATCGAGCAGAATGCGAAGCTCGCGCTGCAGGTCAGCCAGCGCGCCTACGTCATGGAAAGCGGCGCGATCACGCTGCACGGCGACTCGGTCGCCCTGCTCGAAGACCCGAAAGTGCGCGCCGCCTATCTCGGCGAGTAA
- a CDS encoding ABC transporter ATP-binding protein, which translates to MSEILLEAKAIAKHFGGVKALRDVSLTIRQGEIYGLIGPNGAGKTTFFNCMTGLYVPDGGGFTFAGETLVADAPQKAAARGIARTFQNIRLFGNMTALENVMVGRHVRTQAGVFGAIFQSAANKAEEAAIRQRAVDLLHYVEIAERADDLAKNLSYGDQRRLEIARALATEPKLLCLDEPAAGMNATETEELRELIEGIRKDGTTVLLIEHDVKLVMGLCDRVAVLDYGALVIEDVPAVVQKDQRVIEAYLGA; encoded by the coding sequence ATGAGTGAAATCCTGCTCGAAGCCAAAGCCATCGCCAAGCATTTCGGCGGCGTCAAGGCGCTGCGCGACGTTTCGCTGACGATACGCCAAGGCGAGATCTACGGCCTGATCGGCCCGAACGGCGCTGGCAAGACGACCTTCTTCAACTGCATGACCGGTCTCTACGTGCCGGACGGCGGCGGCTTCACCTTTGCCGGTGAAACGCTCGTCGCCGATGCGCCGCAAAAGGCGGCAGCGCGCGGCATTGCGCGGACCTTCCAGAACATCCGCCTGTTCGGCAACATGACGGCGCTGGAGAACGTCATGGTCGGGCGGCATGTGCGCACGCAGGCCGGCGTTTTCGGCGCCATCTTCCAGAGCGCCGCCAACAAGGCCGAGGAAGCGGCGATTCGCCAGCGTGCGGTCGACCTGCTGCATTACGTCGAAATTGCCGAGCGTGCCGACGACCTCGCCAAAAATCTGTCCTACGGCGACCAGCGTCGTCTGGAAATCGCCCGCGCCCTGGCCACCGAGCCGAAGCTGCTCTGCCTCGACGAACCGGCGGCGGGCATGAACGCTACCGAAACCGAAGAGCTGCGCGAGCTGATCGAGGGCATCCGCAAGGACGGCACGACCGTGCTGCTCATCGAACACGACGTCAAACTGGTCATGGGCCTGTGCGACCGCGTCGCGGTGCTCGATTACGGCGCCCTCGTCATCGAGGACGTGCCGGCCGTCGTGCAGAAAGATCAACGTGTCATCGAGGCTTACCTAGGTGCTTGA
- a CDS encoding branched-chain amino acid ABC transporter permease produces MDIFLQQIINGLVQGSIYALVALGYTMVYGIMGLINFAHGEVVMIGTLVTITVSGMLIKVGMPVALAGLAGLIAAVAVCMALGWGLERIAYRPLRNAPRLAPLITAIGMSIVLQNLAMMIWGRNYLVFPPLLPKIDFEFAGANFTSVQVIIVLVSALTMGGLLLLVYRTKLGMAMRATSQNMPVASLMGVNINRVIAAAFVIGSALGALAGVMVGTYYENAHYQMGFMLGLKAFTAAVLGGIGNLAGAMLGGVLLGIIEALGAGYIGDLTGGFLGSHYQDIFAFVVLIIVLMFKPSGLFGEKTGDRA; encoded by the coding sequence ATGGATATTTTCCTCCAGCAAATCATCAACGGGCTTGTCCAGGGCAGCATCTACGCCCTGGTCGCGCTCGGCTACACGATGGTCTACGGCATCATGGGCCTGATCAATTTCGCGCATGGCGAAGTGGTGATGATCGGCACCCTGGTCACCATCACGGTATCCGGCATGTTGATCAAGGTCGGCATGCCTGTCGCCCTCGCCGGTCTGGCCGGGCTGATCGCCGCCGTCGCCGTGTGCATGGCGCTCGGCTGGGGGCTGGAGCGCATCGCCTACCGTCCCTTGCGCAATGCGCCGCGCCTGGCGCCGCTGATCACCGCGATCGGCATGTCCATCGTGCTGCAGAACCTGGCGATGATGATCTGGGGGCGCAACTACCTCGTTTTCCCGCCCTTGCTGCCCAAGATCGACTTCGAGTTTGCCGGTGCCAATTTCACCTCGGTGCAGGTCATCATCGTGTTGGTTTCGGCACTGACCATGGGCGGCTTGCTGCTTCTCGTCTATCGCACCAAGCTCGGCATGGCGATGCGCGCCACCTCGCAAAACATGCCGGTGGCCAGCCTGATGGGCGTCAATATCAACCGCGTCATCGCCGCCGCCTTCGTCATCGGCTCAGCGCTCGGGGCACTCGCCGGCGTCATGGTCGGCACCTATTACGAAAACGCGCATTACCAGATGGGTTTCATGCTCGGCCTGAAGGCCTTCACCGCCGCCGTGCTCGGCGGCATCGGCAACCTCGCCGGCGCGATGCTGGGCGGCGTGCTGCTCGGCATCATCGAGGCGCTCGGCGCCGGCTACATCGGCGATTTGACCGGCGGCTTCCTCGGCAGCCATTACCAGGACATCTTTGCCTTCGTCGTGCTGATCATTGTTTTGATGTTCAAGCCCTCGGGATTGTTTGGCGAGAAGACAGGGGACCGAGCATGA
- the fdnG gene encoding formate dehydrogenase-N subunit alpha encodes MRVNRRQFFKISAAGLGGSGLAVLGMAPEAARAEVRQYKLSRAREIRNTCTYCSVGCGVLMYSLGDGAKNAKAEIIHIEGDPDHPVSRGALCPKGAGLLDFIHSPNRLKYPEVREAGSKEWKRISWHEAIERVAKHMKADRDANVIEKNADGVPVNRWVSTAMLTASAGSNETGILTQKFIRSLGIVATDAQARVCHGPTVSALASTFGRGAMTNSWVDIKNADFILVMGGNAAEAHPVGFRWAIEAKKQRGAKLVVIDPRFNRTAAVADLYLPIRAGADIPFLGGVINWLIANDKIQWEYVKAYTNASAIIGEGFGFEEGLFSGYDTEKGKYDKSSWSYELDAKGQIKTDPTLQHPRCVWNLMKAHFARYTPDVVSNLTGTPKEGFLKVCEMLGETAVPNKVGTILYALGWTQHTVGAQNIRTMAMIQLLLGNIGMPGGGVNALRGHSNIQGLSDVGLLSTALPGYMTLPNEKTHPTFDDYLAKTTPKTLSEGQFNYWSNTPKFFVSQMKWFWGDKATKENNWGFDWLPKWDKMYDVLQVVDMMHQGKINGFVVQGFNPLASFPDANRVTEAFSKLKYMVIIDPIATETSTFWQNQGESHNVDPSQIQTEVFRLPSTCFAEEDGAIVSSARWLQWHWKGADAPGEAKADQEIIGELFVKLRELYQKEGGKVTEPIFNVAWNYRDPKSPSAEELAKELNGKALADIVDPKDKTKTLAKKGEQLPGFALLQDDGSTSCACWIFSGCWTQAGNQMARRDNTDTGLGNTPGWAWSWPANRRILYNRASCDPAGKAWDPSRKLIGWNGERWSGADIPDFKADAGPETGMNPFIMNPEGVGRLFCVDKLVDGPFPEHYEPMESPLGTNPLHPKVVSSPAVRIFKGDRERLGTHKEYPYVGTTYRLTEHFQFWTKSVRLNAIAQPEQFVEIGEVLAKEKGIVQGDWVKVSSKRGYIKAKAVVTKRVKELSVNQQTVHQIGIPLHWGWESVAKKGFLTNSLSPGVGDCNTQTPEYKAFLVNLEKI; translated from the coding sequence CTGCGGGTTAACCGCCGCCAGTTCTTCAAGATATCCGCCGCCGGTCTCGGCGGCTCCGGCCTCGCCGTGCTCGGCATGGCACCGGAAGCGGCACGCGCCGAAGTGCGCCAGTACAAGCTGAGCCGCGCCCGCGAAATCCGCAACACCTGCACCTACTGCTCGGTCGGTTGCGGCGTGCTGATGTACAGCCTGGGCGATGGCGCCAAGAACGCCAAGGCCGAGATCATCCACATCGAAGGCGACCCGGATCACCCGGTCAGCCGCGGTGCGCTGTGCCCGAAGGGCGCCGGCCTGCTCGACTTCATCCACAGCCCGAACCGCCTGAAGTATCCGGAAGTGCGCGAGGCCGGCAGCAAGGAATGGAAGCGCATCAGCTGGCATGAGGCCATCGAGCGCGTCGCCAAGCACATGAAGGCCGACCGCGACGCCAACGTGATCGAGAAAAATGCCGACGGCGTGCCGGTCAACCGCTGGGTTTCCACGGCGATGCTGACCGCCTCGGCCGGCTCCAACGAAACCGGCATCCTGACCCAGAAATTCATCCGTTCGCTCGGCATCGTCGCCACCGACGCGCAGGCCCGTGTCTGTCACGGCCCGACCGTCTCAGCGCTGGCCTCGACCTTCGGGCGCGGCGCGATGACCAACAGCTGGGTCGACATCAAGAATGCCGATTTCATCCTGGTCATGGGTGGCAACGCCGCCGAAGCCCACCCGGTCGGCTTCCGCTGGGCGATCGAAGCGAAGAAGCAGCGCGGCGCCAAGCTGGTCGTGATCGACCCGCGCTTCAACCGCACGGCCGCCGTCGCCGACCTCTACCTGCCGATCCGCGCCGGCGCCGACATTCCCTTCCTGGGCGGCGTCATCAACTGGCTGATCGCCAACGACAAGATCCAGTGGGAATACGTCAAGGCCTACACCAATGCCAGCGCCATCATCGGCGAGGGCTTCGGCTTCGAGGAAGGCCTGTTCTCCGGCTACGACACGGAAAAAGGCAAGTACGACAAATCCAGCTGGAGCTACGAGCTCGACGCCAAGGGCCAGATCAAGACCGATCCGACGCTGCAGCATCCGCGTTGCGTCTGGAACCTGATGAAAGCCCACTTCGCGCGCTATACGCCGGATGTCGTCAGCAACCTGACCGGCACGCCGAAGGAAGGCTTCCTCAAGGTCTGCGAAATGCTTGGCGAAACGGCTGTGCCGAACAAGGTCGGCACCATCCTCTACGCGCTGGGCTGGACACAACACACCGTCGGCGCGCAGAACATCCGCACCATGGCGATGATCCAGCTGCTGCTCGGCAACATCGGCATGCCCGGCGGCGGCGTCAACGCCTTGCGCGGCCACTCCAACATCCAGGGGCTTTCCGACGTCGGCCTGCTGTCGACCGCCCTGCCCGGCTACATGACGCTGCCCAACGAGAAGACGCATCCGACTTTCGACGACTATCTCGCCAAGACGACGCCGAAGACACTCAGCGAAGGCCAGTTCAACTACTGGTCGAACACCCCGAAATTCTTCGTCAGCCAGATGAAGTGGTTCTGGGGCGACAAGGCCACGAAGGAAAACAACTGGGGCTTCGACTGGCTACCCAAGTGGGACAAGATGTACGACGTCCTGCAGGTGGTCGACATGATGCACCAGGGCAAGATCAACGGCTTCGTCGTGCAGGGCTTCAACCCGCTCGCCTCCTTCCCGGATGCCAACCGCGTCACCGAGGCCTTCTCCAAGCTCAAGTACATGGTGATCATCGATCCGATCGCCACCGAAACCTCGACCTTCTGGCAGAACCAGGGCGAATCGCACAACGTCGATCCGAGCCAGATCCAGACCGAAGTCTTCCGCCTGCCCTCGACCTGCTTTGCCGAAGAAGACGGCGCCATCGTCAGCTCGGCGCGCTGGCTGCAGTGGCACTGGAAGGGCGCCGATGCACCGGGCGAAGCCAAGGCCGACCAGGAAATCATCGGCGAGCTGTTCGTCAAGTTGCGCGAGCTGTACCAGAAGGAAGGCGGCAAGGTCACCGAGCCGATCTTCAACGTCGCCTGGAATTACCGCGATCCGAAGTCGCCGAGCGCCGAGGAACTCGCCAAGGAACTCAACGGCAAGGCCCTGGCCGACATCGTCGACCCCAAGGACAAGACCAAGACGCTGGCCAAGAAGGGCGAACAGCTGCCCGGCTTCGCGCTGCTCCAGGACGACGGCTCGACCAGTTGCGCCTGCTGGATCTTCTCCGGCTGCTGGACGCAGGCCGGCAATCAGATGGCCCGCCGCGACAACACCGATACCGGTCTCGGCAACACGCCGGGCTGGGCCTGGTCGTGGCCGGCCAACCGCCGCATCCTGTACAACCGCGCCTCCTGCGACCCGGCCGGCAAGGCCTGGGATCCGAGCCGCAAGCTGATCGGCTGGAACGGTGAACGCTGGAGCGGGGCCGATATTCCCGACTTCAAGGCCGATGCCGGCCCGGAGACCGGCATGAACCCCTTCATCATGAATCCGGAAGGCGTCGGTCGCCTGTTCTGTGTGGACAAGCTGGTCGACGGCCCCTTCCCGGAGCATTACGAGCCGATGGAATCGCCACTCGGCACCAACCCGCTTCACCCCAAGGTGGTGAGCAGCCCGGCCGTGCGCATTTTCAAGGGCGACCGCGAGCGCCTCGGCACGCACAAGGAATACCCGTATGTCGGCACGACCTATCGTCTGACCGAGCACTTCCAGTTCTGGACCAAGTCGGTACGCCTGAACGCCATCGCCCAGCCGGAACAGTTCGTCGAAATCGGCGAAGTGCTGGCCAAGGAAAAGGGCATCGTCCAGGGCGACTGGGTCAAGGTCAGTTCGAAGCGCGGCTACATCAAGGCCAAGGCCGTGGTCACCAAGCGCGTCAAGGAACTGTCGGTGAACCAGCAGACCGTGCACCAGATCGGCATTCCGCTGCACTGGGGCTGGGAAAGCGTCGCCAAGAAGGGCTTCCTGACCAACTCACTGTCGCCTGGCGTCGGTGACTGCAATACGCAGACGCCGGAGTACAAGGCCTTCCTCGTCAACCTTGAGAAAATCTGA
- a CDS encoding formate dehydrogenase accessory protein FdhE, producing MNLPPPNLPPQVLPSTVTPPALLAPAADLFARRAARLRHLAGGHSMAPWLLWLADLADAQQQALAGLADSGLRQSATLDPQHPVLHAGQAALRDTWPAICASLAAAVNVDLQAETSASLEQRAAACLELAAGQAVAAGRDTIDLIVAAALQVVWSGAARQLGLPTASNLESEPENCPCCGSAAVGSIVRAGDGVAGLRYQECSLCATRWNAVRARCTLCTDGSVVNYLGLEGSSGAVQAETCEHCHGYIKTFFQDKDINVDPLADDLATLALDVLVGEQGYARALPNLFLGEGEAA from the coding sequence ATGAACCTGCCGCCCCCGAATTTGCCACCCCAAGTCCTGCCTTCGACCGTCACCCCGCCCGCCCTGCTCGCCCCGGCCGCCGATCTCTTCGCCCGCCGTGCCGCCCGCCTGCGTCATCTCGCCGGCGGCCACAGCATGGCGCCCTGGCTGTTGTGGCTGGCTGACCTGGCGGATGCACAGCAACAGGCTTTGGCAGGCCTTGCCGACAGCGGCCTGCGCCAGAGCGCCACGCTCGATCCGCAACACCCCGTGCTGCATGCCGGGCAAGCGGCTCTGCGTGATACCTGGCCGGCGATCTGCGCCAGTCTGGCCGCAGCGGTCAACGTCGATTTGCAGGCCGAAACCAGCGCCAGTCTCGAACAACGCGCCGCCGCCTGCCTCGAGCTTGCTGCAGGACAGGCCGTCGCCGCCGGCCGCGACACGATCGACCTGATCGTCGCCGCCGCCCTGCAAGTTGTCTGGAGCGGTGCCGCCCGCCAGCTCGGCCTGCCCACCGCCAGCAATCTGGAGAGTGAGCCGGAAAACTGCCCCTGCTGCGGCAGCGCCGCGGTCGGCAGCATCGTGCGCGCCGGTGACGGCGTCGCCGGCCTGCGCTATCAGGAATGCAGCCTGTGCGCGACGCGCTGGAACGCCGTGCGCGCCCGCTGCACGCTGTGCACCGACGGCAGCGTGGTCAATTATCTCGGCCTCGAAGGCAGCAGCGGCGCCGTCCAGGCCGAAACCTGCGAGCACTGCCACGGCTATATCAAGACTTTCTTCCAGGACAAGGATATCAACGTCGATCCGCTCGCCGACGACCTGGCGACGCTGGCCCTCGACGTGCTGGTCGGCGAGCAGGGCTATGCGCGCGCCCTGCCCAATCTCTTCCTCGGCGAGGGCGAAGCGGCCTGA
- the fdhD gene encoding formate dehydrogenase accessory sulfurtransferase FdhD, producing the protein MADFLIRPDLSDDDAVLPPTAALHDVVRVCRGVAAASDDEVIEEVPVALVYNGISQAVMLASPADLEDFALGFSLGEGILAHRRELYDLEVRNTCNGISIEMDIAPQRFLQLKERRRNLAGRTGCGLCGVESLADVARMPAALATTGEQQVSLAAIDRCLQQLNDWQPLRRQTGSAHGSAWADLAGNIQCCREDVGRHNALDKLVGALARQQTPRGAGFALVTSRASYEMVQKAATAGISTLVAISAPTSLAIRQAEAAGIMLLGFARPGQLVAYSHSERLGTQAENLLHPVI; encoded by the coding sequence ATGGCCGATTTCCTGATCCGCCCCGACCTGTCCGATGACGACGCCGTTCTGCCGCCAACCGCCGCCCTGCACGATGTCGTCCGCGTCTGCCGCGGCGTCGCCGCAGCCAGCGACGATGAAGTGATCGAGGAAGTCCCGGTCGCGCTTGTCTACAACGGCATTTCGCAGGCCGTGATGCTGGCCTCGCCGGCCGACCTCGAGGATTTCGCCCTCGGCTTCAGTCTCGGCGAAGGCATCCTGGCGCATCGTCGCGAACTGTACGACCTCGAAGTGCGCAACACCTGCAACGGCATCAGCATCGAAATGGACATCGCGCCGCAGCGCTTCCTGCAACTCAAGGAACGCCGGCGCAACCTGGCCGGGCGCACCGGTTGCGGCCTGTGCGGCGTCGAAAGCCTGGCCGACGTGGCGCGCATGCCGGCCGCGCTCGCAACGACGGGCGAGCAACAAGTCAGCCTCGCCGCCATCGACCGCTGCCTGCAACAGCTCAACGACTGGCAGCCCCTGCGCCGCCAGACCGGCTCGGCGCACGGCTCGGCCTGGGCCGATCTCGCTGGCAACATCCAGTGCTGCCGCGAGGATGTCGGCCGCCACAATGCGCTCGACAAACTGGTCGGCGCCCTCGCCCGCCAGCAAACGCCACGCGGTGCCGGCTTCGCGCTGGTCACCAGCCGCGCTTCCTATGAAATGGTGCAGAAAGCGGCCACCGCCGGCATCTCCACCCTGGTTGCGATTTCCGCACCAACCTCGCTCGCCATTCGCCAGGCCGAAGCTGCCGGTATCATGCTGCTCGGCTTCGCCCGCCCCGGCCAGCTCGTGGCCTACAGCCACAGCGAACGCCTCGGCACGCAGGCCGAAAACCTGCTCCACCCCGTCATCTAA
- a CDS encoding formate dehydrogenase subunit gamma, translating to MIRDPKDLKRYNASERANHWTVGISFILLALSGLAFFHPAFFPLTQLFGGPVWARIIHPYLGVIMAAAFLVIFLRFKHLNKMTPADKEWLAKAKNMVDGNDHDMPEQGKYNGGQKVMFWALAACMLLMTLSGLAIWRAWFGFDINLVRLGAVVHAAAAAVMIGLIMVHVYAAIWVKGTVRAMWYGTVTRAWAKQHHRGWYRQVTGK from the coding sequence ATGATTCGCGATCCGAAAGACCTGAAGCGCTACAACGCTTCCGAACGCGCCAACCACTGGACGGTGGGCATCAGCTTCATCCTGCTCGCCCTCTCCGGTCTGGCCTTCTTCCACCCGGCCTTCTTCCCGCTGACGCAACTGTTCGGCGGTCCGGTCTGGGCACGCATCATCCACCCCTACCTCGGGGTGATCATGGCCGCCGCCTTCCTGGTCATCTTCCTGCGCTTCAAGCATCTCAACAAGATGACGCCGGCCGACAAGGAATGGCTGGCCAAGGCCAAGAACATGGTGGACGGCAACGACCACGACATGCCGGAACAGGGCAAGTACAACGGCGGCCAGAAAGTCATGTTCTGGGCGCTCGCCGCCTGCATGCTGCTGATGACCTTGTCCGGCCTGGCCATCTGGCGCGCCTGGTTCGGCTTCGACATCAACCTCGTGCGCCTCGGCGCCGTGGTGCATGCCGCGGCCGCCGCGGTGATGATCGGCCTGATCATGGTGCACGTCTATGCCGCGATCTGGGTCAAGGGCACGGTGCGCGCCATGTGGTACGGCACGGTCACCCGCGCCTGGGCCAAGCAGCATCATCGCGGCTGGTACCGTCAGGTCACCGGCAAGTAA
- the fdxH gene encoding formate dehydrogenase subunit beta: MALQSLDILRRSATTTPSTQIRQTVEVAKLIDVTTCIGCKACQVACSEWNDIRAEVGTNIGVYDNPTDLAANAWTVMRFAETEENGKLEWLIRKDGCMHCADPGCLKACPSPGAIIQYKNGIVDFHEENCIGCGYCVTGCPFNVPRISKDDGKAYKCSLCSDRVAVGQEPACVKTCPTGAIQFGSKEDMKEVAATRVAELKTRGYDQAGLYDPQGVGGTHVMYVLHHADKPELYSGLPANPAISAMVGLWKGFAKPLATLALGAVALGSLFHYVTKGPNEVSKEIEDEIEREDSEKEDAQ, from the coding sequence ATGGCTCTCCAATCACTAGACATCCTCCGCCGCTCGGCGACCACCACGCCGTCCACGCAGATTCGCCAGACGGTCGAAGTCGCCAAGCTCATCGACGTCACCACCTGCATCGGCTGCAAGGCCTGCCAGGTCGCCTGCTCGGAGTGGAACGACATCCGCGCCGAAGTCGGTACGAACATCGGCGTCTACGACAACCCGACCGACCTCGCGGCCAACGCCTGGACGGTCATGCGTTTTGCCGAAACCGAAGAAAACGGCAAGCTGGAATGGCTGATCCGCAAAGACGGCTGCATGCACTGTGCCGATCCGGGCTGCCTCAAGGCCTGCCCGTCACCTGGCGCGATCATCCAGTACAAGAACGGCATCGTCGATTTCCACGAGGAAAACTGCATCGGCTGCGGCTACTGCGTGACCGGCTGTCCGTTCAACGTGCCGCGCATTTCCAAGGACGACGGCAAGGCCTACAAGTGCTCGCTGTGTTCCGACCGCGTCGCGGTCGGCCAGGAACCGGCCTGCGTCAAGACCTGCCCGACCGGCGCCATCCAGTTCGGCTCCAAGGAAGACATGAAGGAAGTCGCCGCCACCCGCGTCGCCGAACTCAAGACGCGCGGCTACGACCAGGCCGGCCTCTACGACCCGCAGGGCGTCGGCGGCACGCACGTGATGTACGTGCTGCACCATGCCGACAAGCCGGAACTCTACAGCGGCCTGCCCGCCAACCCGGCGATCAGCGCCATGGTCGGCCTGTGGAAGGGCTTCGCCAAGCCGCTCGCCACGCTGGCACTGGGTGCCGTCGCGCTGGGCAGCCTGTTCCACTACGTGACCAAGGGTCCGAACGAGGTCTCGAAAGAGATCGAGGATGAAATTGAACGAGAAGACAGCGAAAAGGAGGACGCACAATGA
- a CDS encoding ABC transporter permease subunit, whose protein sequence is MKNLFSMRSTVGIGLISVALLALPFAAALAGQAWVRILDYAILYVFLALGLNIVVGLAGLLDLGYIAFYAVGAYSWALLASPHFGLHLPFWVILPIGALVACLFGVLLGSPTLKLRGDYLAIVTLGFGEIVRIFMNNLNAPINITNGPQGITLIDPVAIGAFKFSGTTQIFGFALSGPQKYYFLLLALVSLVIVVNLRLQNSRIGRAWQAIREDEIAAKAVGINTRNLKLLAFAMGASFGGIAGGVFAAMQGFVSPESFSLNESIMILAMVVLGGMGHIPGVILGAVLLSILPEVLRYGVGPLQTALFGKQLLDPESLRLLVFGLALVLVMRFKPAGLWPSPERKRALKEATR, encoded by the coding sequence ATGAAAAACCTGTTTTCTATGCGGTCGACCGTCGGAATCGGCCTGATTTCAGTGGCTCTGCTCGCCCTGCCGTTTGCCGCCGCGCTGGCCGGTCAGGCCTGGGTACGCATTCTCGACTACGCGATCCTCTACGTCTTCCTGGCGCTCGGCCTGAACATCGTGGTCGGCCTGGCCGGCCTGCTCGATCTCGGCTACATCGCCTTCTACGCGGTCGGCGCCTACAGCTGGGCGCTGCTCGCCAGTCCGCATTTCGGGCTGCATCTGCCGTTCTGGGTGATCCTGCCGATCGGGGCGCTGGTCGCCTGTTTGTTCGGCGTGCTGCTCGGTTCGCCGACGCTCAAGCTGCGCGGCGATTACCTGGCGATCGTGACCCTGGGTTTCGGCGAGATCGTGCGCATTTTCATGAACAACCTGAATGCGCCGATCAATATCACCAACGGGCCGCAGGGCATCACCCTGATCGACCCGGTGGCGATCGGTGCTTTCAAGTTTTCGGGCACGACGCAGATTTTCGGCTTTGCGCTGAGTGGACCGCAAAAATACTATTTCCTGCTGCTGGCGCTGGTCAGCCTGGTCATCGTCGTCAACCTGCGTCTGCAGAATTCGCGCATCGGCCGCGCCTGGCAGGCCATCCGCGAGGATGAGATCGCCGCCAAGGCAGTCGGCATCAACACGCGCAACCTCAAACTGCTCGCCTTCGCGATGGGTGCCAGTTTCGGCGGCATCGCCGGCGGCGTCTTCGCGGCCATGCAGGGCTTCGTGTCGCCGGAGAGCTTCTCGCTCAACGAGTCGATCATGATCCTGGCCATGGTCGTGCTCGGCGGCATGGGGCACATTCCCGGCGTGATCCTCGGCGCGGTGCTGCTCAGCATCCTGCCGGAAGTGCTGCGCTACGGCGTCGGGCCGTTGCAGACGGCCCTGTTCGGCAAGCAACTGCTCGATCCGGAAAGCCTGCGCCTGCTCGTCTTCGGCCTCGCGCTGGTGCTCGTCATGCGCTTCAAGCCGGCCGGCCTGTGGCCGTCGCCGGAGCGCAAACGCGCGCTGAAGGAGGCGACGCGATGA